Proteins from a single region of Bdellovibrio bacteriovorus HD100:
- a CDS encoding ParA family protein, whose amino-acid sequence MSTLAQQEFCITLSDLASFMEIPPNQIKAKAEKTLQRKIKSPWLLPEEARQLLLAEGYKYPHKVISIQMLKGGVAKTTSVLNMGLRAAMYGARVLFVDLDQQANLSFALGVEDESLPVWVDIVEKKKSIDECVRFIEPHVDLIPSSLNNSVLDRVLLNSNRNWSLAVKTPLEKIKHRYDLILIDTAPALSATNTAVTVASDEVILPVNPDKFAFMGLQKNLSELEDIRSDFSLEFSRKVLFTKFDGREKFSHELLQKCIESFEDSLMKGYIRTSAEVKNTVRSGKSLYAGKSPIKADYDFVTREMLGFV is encoded by the coding sequence ATGTCCACTTTGGCGCAACAGGAGTTTTGCATTACTCTCAGCGATTTGGCCTCGTTCATGGAGATTCCTCCAAATCAAATCAAGGCCAAGGCTGAAAAAACTTTGCAGCGAAAGATCAAATCCCCGTGGCTGCTTCCCGAAGAAGCCCGTCAATTGTTGCTGGCTGAAGGTTACAAGTATCCCCACAAGGTGATTTCTATCCAAATGCTTAAAGGTGGGGTGGCCAAGACCACGTCCGTCCTGAACATGGGGCTGCGAGCCGCCATGTACGGCGCACGCGTGCTATTTGTGGACTTGGATCAGCAGGCTAATTTGAGTTTCGCTTTGGGTGTCGAGGACGAGTCCCTTCCAGTCTGGGTGGACATCGTCGAAAAAAAGAAAAGCATCGATGAATGTGTGCGTTTTATCGAACCGCACGTGGATTTGATTCCGTCCAGTCTGAACAATTCGGTTTTGGACCGGGTGTTGCTGAACTCCAACCGCAACTGGTCTTTGGCGGTGAAAACCCCGCTGGAAAAAATCAAACACCGTTATGACCTGATTCTGATCGACACAGCTCCAGCCCTGAGCGCCACGAACACCGCTGTGACCGTGGCTTCCGACGAGGTGATTTTGCCAGTGAACCCGGACAAGTTCGCCTTTATGGGCCTGCAAAAGAACCTGAGCGAACTGGAAGACATCCGCAGCGACTTCAGTCTGGAGTTCTCGCGTAAAGTTCTCTTTACCAAATTCGATGGACGTGAGAAGTTCAGTCATGAGCTTTTACAAAAGTGCATAGAGTCTTTTGAGGACTCGCTGATGAAGGGCTATATTCGAACTTCAGCAGAGGTGAAAAACACCGTGCGCTCCGGCAAGAGTCTTTATGCCGGAAAGTCTCCGATCAAAGCCGACTATGATTTTGTAACCCGTGAAATGTTGGGATTTGTTTAA